Proteins encoded within one genomic window of Canis lupus baileyi chromosome 36, mCanLup2.hap1, whole genome shotgun sequence:
- the KCNE4 gene encoding potassium voltage-gated channel subfamily E member 4, with amino-acid sequence MLKMEPLNSTHPSTAAPSSHLVSHVPGSESGNGNEYFYVLVVMSFYGIFLIGIMLGYMKSKRREKKSSLLLLYKDEERLWGEAMKPLPMVSGLRSVQVPMMLNMLQESVAPALSCTLCSMEGDSVSSESSSPDVHLTIQEEGADDELGETSETLLNESSEGSSENIHQNS; translated from the coding sequence ATGCTGAAGATGGAGCCTCTGAACAGCACGCACCCCAGCACCGCGGCCCCCAGCAGCCACCTGGTGTCCCACGTGCCCGGCAGTGAAAGCGGCAATGGCAACGAGTACTTCTACGTTCTGGTTGTCATGTCCTTCTACGGCATTTTCTTGATCGGAATCATGCTGGGCTATATGAAATCCAAGAGGCGGGAGAAGAAGTCCAGCCTCCTGCTGCTATACAAAGACGAGGAGAGGCTCTGGGGGGAGGCCATGAAGCCGCTGCCCATGGTGTCGGGCCTGAGGTCCGTGCAGGTGCCCATGATGCTGAACATGCTGCAGGAGAGCGTGGCACCTGCCCTGTCCTGCACCCTCTGCTCCATGGAGGGAGACAGCGTGAGCTCCGAGTCCTCCTCCCCAGATGTGCACCTCACCATCCAGGAGGAGGGGGCGGATGACGAGCTGGGGGAGACTTCAGAGACGCTCCTCAACGAAAGCAGCGAGGGGTCCTCAGAGAACATCCACCAGAATTCCTAG